One Primulina huaijiensis isolate GDHJ02 chromosome 5, ASM1229523v2, whole genome shotgun sequence DNA segment encodes these proteins:
- the LOC140976355 gene encoding uncharacterized protein: MKRPREPKPILPALASASGPALIKYLASCNTTVRSQSLRLIQTWLESQPHQLSDSDINKLWKGLFYCIWHADKTPNQVALIDRLTSLFLSLEPSFSLKFFRGFLLTLRREWSGIDRLRLDKFYLLIRRFVRALFELMKLRKWDCELLGKYLGVLEDDGFLAEDKLQGNGVNYQVASVYLEELKGMKFPVTHEVVDLIFRPFYAVMMRSKDRILLGKVKSCVFDELVKVGKGLLEKKTKGVSCKEDDEDMLGVVALRMGLSGRLYEIGSSVECVQGNRKVVLGLHEEYLKLEKEFELSGIEIMIPEFNSLSGADGDDNDKVPQLIPISSNSSKANGELREPDRVGGSQEVGVHSDARISKKSKKAGKGLNGNGKKAEGKKNKKKKREEDTSISEFESMVAENVHVVASSDMEKRSNITDFEDSRLNDNLETDEAAINMDESVIANLQKEFEKIAAEAGFDGDEYSGLSDTPLISAEHGTHAKKRRKRSKSGEGPGSGNSNEAGDAEADASGKTVGKSAKKVRFAMKNNLVWKTHNPLPPESLRLPPTVTPRGSALKKGVPPGPIIEMPPPKEKAKKKKKTQKLFRSATLAIKRKKMQTGSA, from the coding sequence ATGAAGAGACCCCGAGAACCCAAACCCATACTACCTGCCCTTGCATCCGCCAGTGGCCCTGCCTTGATCAAATATTTGGCTTCGTGCAACACCACCGTCAGATCTCAATCCCTCCGTCTTATCCAAACGTGGCTGGAATCTCAACCTCACCAACTCTCCGACTCTGACATCAATAAGCTATGGAAGGGCCTCTTTTACTGTATCTGGCACGCTGACAAAACACCTAACCAGGTCGCACTAATTGATAGACTTACTTCTCTGTTTTTGTCGCTCGAACCCTcgttttctttgaaattttttcgTGGTTTCTTACTTACCCTTCGCCGTGAGTGGTCTGGCATAGACCGCTTGAGGCTGGACAAGTTTTACTTGCTGATACGCCGCTTCGTGAGGGCGTTGTTTGAGTTGATGAAATTGAGGAAATGGGATTGCGAGCTTCTGGGGAAATACTTGGGGGTTTTGGAGGATGATGGGTTCTTGGCGGAGGATAAGTTGCAGGGGAATGGGGTGAATTATCAAGTGGCGTCTGTGTATCTGGAGGAGTTGAAGGGGATGAAGTTTCCGGTGACGCATGAGGTGGTTGATTTGATTTTCAGGCCTTTTTATGCAGTTATGATGAGAAGTAAGGATAGAATTTTGTTGGGGAAAGTGAAGAGTTGTGTGTTTGATGAATTGGTGAAGGTAGGAAAGGGGTTGTTGGAGAAGAAAACGAAAGGAGTTTCTTGCAAGGAGGATGACGAGGATATGTTAGGTGTGGTTGCTCTGAGGATGGGATTATCAGGGAGGTTATATGAGATTGGTTCATCAGTAGAGTGTGTTCAGGGGAATAGGAAGGTGGTTTTGGGGTTGCATGAAGAGTATCTGaagttggagaaggagtttgaATTGTCCGGGATTGAAATTATGATACCCGAATTCAATAGTCTTAGCGGTGCTGATGGTGATGATAATGATAAGGTGCCTCAGTTGATTCCAATTAGCTCTAACAGTAGCAAAGCTAATGGTGAATTGAGGGAACCAGACAGGGTTGGGGGTTCACAAGAAGTTGGGGTTCACTCTGATGCTAGAATCTCGAAGAAGAGTAAGAAGGCAGGAAAAGGGTTGAATGGAAATGGTAAGAAGGCTGAAGGGAAGAAgaacaaaaagaagaaaagggaAGAGGACACTTCTATTTCTGAATTTGAATCTATGGTAGCTGAAAATGTCCATGTTGTTGCTTCTAGTGACATGGAGAAGAGGAGTAATATTACTGATTTCGAGGATAGTCGTCTGAATGATAACTTGGAAACTGATGAGGCAGCAATTAATATGGATGAATCCGTGATAGCAAATCTTCAGAAAGAATTTGAGAAAATTGCGGCTGAAGCTGGTTTTGACGGTGATGAGTATTCAGGTCTGTCTGATACTCCCCTTATTTCAGCtgaacatggtacacatgcaaaAAAGAGGAGGAAAAGATCAAAAAGTGGAGAGGGTCCGGGGTCTGGTAATTCAAATGAGGCTGGAGATGCAGAAGCTGATGCTTCTGGGAAGACTGTGGGGAAGAGTGCCAAGAAAGTTAGATTTGCCATGAAGAATAATTTGGTGTGGAAGACACATAACCCATTACCTCCAGAAAGCTTGAGATTACCTCCAACTGTTACTCCAAGGGGTAGTGCATTAAAGAAGGGGGTCCCTCCAGGGCCCATTATAGAGATGCCTCCTCCCAAGGAAAaggcaaagaagaagaagaaaacgcAGAAGTTATTCAGGAGTGCCACACTGGCAATAAAACGGAAAAAGATGCAGACTGGTTCTGCTTGA
- the LOC140976356 gene encoding VIN3-like protein 2 isoform X1: MDASSLEALGFDPSNCSKLSSEQKRELVYEMSNWTDSAPEMLQAWSRQEILQILCAELGKERKYTGLTKSKIIEHLLKIVHEKKLQEHGSAKVSEVQLSSENGERTPKRQRKADHPNRLVVAANISPTHALEINSGNTIYCKNSACKAKLRSEDSFCKRCSCCICHRYDDNKDPSLWLICSSDPPFHGLSCGMTCHLECALSHENSGISTGRRDKGLDGSFSCVSCGKVNDLLSSWRKQLVVAKETRRVDILCYRLSLSQKILAGTIRYQNLFGIIDEAVKKLEEDVGPLTGLPVKMARGIVNRLSTGPDIQRLCAFAVESLDSILSDRLSNMPSANLVRFEDFRTSSLAVILNSDNANSENVVGYTLWHRKANDTAYPVEPTCKLSVPNSRFLLSGLSPGTPYFLKVVTLGTDKEMGFDEFQFQTISSQDELRTVQKSLDVDRSLSPATNCSSLSNPSSVEDETCIGIPSSVENREDNCLPFCGNGDKSSSANLHGDSINSVGMYTKETTRDTVSLLDQDHGADKINSIPDSVASNLKNKELCNGHVQNGSNIPSGTGLEYVPYVDNSSEAGLPVTPSKLENVKDGTGRNNRLKTSDKNIEIKSTRDEEPQAGSSSKKRSGESGDEDGTGVGDKDFEYYVKVIRWLECDGHIETTFRQKFLTWYSLRATPQEIRIVKVFIDTFVEDPASLAGQLVDTFSDAVSNKRHSTVPTGFCLKLWH; the protein is encoded by the exons ATGGATGCTTCTTCGTTGGAGG CATTGGGATTTGATCCATCAAATTGCAGTAAACTGAGTTCGGAGCAAAAGAGAGAACTTGTCTATGAAATGTCAAACTGGACAGACAGTGCCCCTGAAATGCTACAGGCTTGGAGCCGCCAGGAGATATTACAGATTCTTTGTGCTGAGCTCGGAAAAGAAAGGAAGTACACAGGCTTAACGAAGTCAAAAATAATAGAACACCTTCTCAAAATTGTACACGAAAAGAAGTTGCAGGAGCATGGAAGTGCAAAAGTTTCTGAAGTGCAGCTCTCATCAGAAAATGGTGAAAGAACCCCCAAGAGGCAAAGAAAAGCCGACCACCCAAATCGGTTGGTCGTTGCAGCAAATATTTCCCCAACCCATGCACTTGAGATCAATTCAGGTAATACCATATACTGCAAGAATTCGGCTTGCAAGGCTAAACTAAGAAGCGAAGATTCGTTTTGCAAACGGTGTTCATGCTGTATTTGTCACCGGTATGATGACAACAAGGACCCTAGCCTGTGGTTGATTTGCTCTTCTGACCCACCCTTTCATGGTCTTTCATGTGGTATGACATGTCACCTCGAATGTGCTCTCAGCCATGAAAATTCAGGCATCTCTACTGGTAGGAGGGATAAGGGGCTTGATGGAAGCTTCTCTTGCGTATCTTGTGGAAAAGTGAATGATTTACTAAG CTCCTGGAGAAAGCAACTTGTGGTGGCAAAGGAGACCAGGCGAGTGGACATATTGTGCTATAGGCTCTCTTTAAGCCAGAAAATTCTTGCTGGTACTATACGGTATCAAAATCTATTCGGAATCATTGATGAAGCGGTGAAGAAGCTTGAAGAAGATGTGGGTCCTTTAACAGGTTTACCTGTAAAGATGGCTCGTGGGATTGTGAACAGACTCTCAACAGGACCAGATATTCAGAGATTATGTGCTTTTGCAGTGGAATCACTGGACTCAATACTTTCCGACCGATTGTCTAACATGCCTTCTG CAAACCTTGTCAGATTCGAAGACTTCCGTACTTCATCACTTGCTGTAATCTTGAATTCTGATAATGCAAATTCGGAAAATGTAGTGGGTTATACCTTGTGGCATCGGAAAGCTAATGATACAGCCTATCCTGTGGAACCTACTTGCAAATTGTCAGTGCCAAATTCAAGGTTTCTGCTCTCTGGTCTTAGCCCTGGTACTCCTTATTTTCTCAAGGTCGTTACACTTGGTACAGATAAAGAGATGGGGTTTGATGAATTCCAGTTCCAAACTATAAGTTCACAAGATGAGTTGCGAACTGTGCAAAAGAGCTTGGATGTTGATAGAAGTCTCAGTCCAGCTACTAACTGTAGCAGTCTTTCCAATCCTTCCTCGGTGGAAGATGAAACTTGTATCGGCATTCCTAGCAGTGTAGAGAATCGAGAGGATAATTGTTTGCCTTTTTGTGGGAATGGTGATAAATCTTCTTCTGCGAATTTACACGGAGACTCCATTAATTCTGTTGGCATGTACACAAAAGAAACTACTAGAGATACAGTCTCTTTGTTGGATCAAGATCATGGAGCGGACAAAATCAACAGCATACCAGACAGTGTTGCTTCGAATCTCAAAAACAAAGAATTGTGCAACGGCCATGTGCAAAATGGGTCCAATATTCCTTCCGGAACTGGCTTAGAATATGTGCCTTACGTTGATAATAGTTCTGAAGCTGGCTTACCTGTCACTCCTAGCAAGTTAGAGAACGTGAAGGATGGAACTGGAAGAAACAACAGACTTAAAACTAGCGACAAGAATATTGAGATCAAGTCCACAAGGGACGAGGAGCCTCAAGCTGGCAGCTCATCAAAGAAGAGAAGTGGCGAAAGTGGAGATGAGGATGGCACAGGTGTTGGAGACAAGGATTTTGAGTATTATGTGAAGGTGATCCGATGGCTGGAGTGTGATGGACATATTGAGACAACATTTAGACAGAAGTTTTTGACTTGGTACAGTCTGAGGGCAACCCCTCAAGAAATACGAATTGTGAAGGTATTCATAGATACATTTGTTGAAGATCCCGCATCTCTAGCTGGGCAACTTGTTGACACCTTCTCTGATGCTGTTTCAAACAAGAGACACTCGACTGTACCGACTGGATTTTGCTTGAAGCTATGGCACTGA
- the LOC140976356 gene encoding VIN3-like protein 2 isoform X3 — protein MSNWTDSAPEMLQAWSRQEILQILCAELGKERKYTGLTKSKIIEHLLKIVHEKKLQEHGSAKVSEVQLSSENGERTPKRQRKADHPNRLVVAANISPTHALEINSGNTIYCKNSACKAKLRSEDSFCKRCSCCICHRYDDNKDPSLWLICSSDPPFHGLSCGMTCHLECALSHENSGISTGRRDKGLDGSFSCVSCGKVNDLLSSWRKQLVVAKETRRVDILCYRLSLSQKILAGTIRYQNLFGIIDEAVKKLEEDVGPLTGLPVKMARGIVNRLSTGPDIQRLCAFAVESLDSILSDRLSNMPSANLVRFEDFRTSSLAVILNSDNANSENVVGYTLWHRKANDTAYPVEPTCKLSVPNSRFLLSGLSPGTPYFLKVVTLGTDKEMGFDEFQFQTISSQDELRTVQKSLDVDRSLSPATNCSSLSNPSSVEDETCIGIPSSVENREDNCLPFCGNGDKSSSANLHGDSINSVGMYTKETTRDTVSLLDQDHGADKINSIPDSVASNLKNKELCNGHVQNGSNIPSGTGLEYVPYVDNSSEAGLPVTPSKLENVKDGTGRNNRLKTSDKNIEIKSTRDEEPQAGSSSKKRSGESGDEDGTGVGDKDFEYYVKVIRWLECDGHIETTFRQKFLTWYSLRATPQEIRIVKVFIDTFVEDPASLAGQLVDTFSDAVSNKRHSTVPTGFCLKLWH, from the exons ATGTCAAACTGGACAGACAGTGCCCCTGAAATGCTACAGGCTTGGAGCCGCCAGGAGATATTACAGATTCTTTGTGCTGAGCTCGGAAAAGAAAGGAAGTACACAGGCTTAACGAAGTCAAAAATAATAGAACACCTTCTCAAAATTGTACACGAAAAGAAGTTGCAGGAGCATGGAAGTGCAAAAGTTTCTGAAGTGCAGCTCTCATCAGAAAATGGTGAAAGAACCCCCAAGAGGCAAAGAAAAGCCGACCACCCAAATCGGTTGGTCGTTGCAGCAAATATTTCCCCAACCCATGCACTTGAGATCAATTCAGGTAATACCATATACTGCAAGAATTCGGCTTGCAAGGCTAAACTAAGAAGCGAAGATTCGTTTTGCAAACGGTGTTCATGCTGTATTTGTCACCGGTATGATGACAACAAGGACCCTAGCCTGTGGTTGATTTGCTCTTCTGACCCACCCTTTCATGGTCTTTCATGTGGTATGACATGTCACCTCGAATGTGCTCTCAGCCATGAAAATTCAGGCATCTCTACTGGTAGGAGGGATAAGGGGCTTGATGGAAGCTTCTCTTGCGTATCTTGTGGAAAAGTGAATGATTTACTAAG CTCCTGGAGAAAGCAACTTGTGGTGGCAAAGGAGACCAGGCGAGTGGACATATTGTGCTATAGGCTCTCTTTAAGCCAGAAAATTCTTGCTGGTACTATACGGTATCAAAATCTATTCGGAATCATTGATGAAGCGGTGAAGAAGCTTGAAGAAGATGTGGGTCCTTTAACAGGTTTACCTGTAAAGATGGCTCGTGGGATTGTGAACAGACTCTCAACAGGACCAGATATTCAGAGATTATGTGCTTTTGCAGTGGAATCACTGGACTCAATACTTTCCGACCGATTGTCTAACATGCCTTCTG CAAACCTTGTCAGATTCGAAGACTTCCGTACTTCATCACTTGCTGTAATCTTGAATTCTGATAATGCAAATTCGGAAAATGTAGTGGGTTATACCTTGTGGCATCGGAAAGCTAATGATACAGCCTATCCTGTGGAACCTACTTGCAAATTGTCAGTGCCAAATTCAAGGTTTCTGCTCTCTGGTCTTAGCCCTGGTACTCCTTATTTTCTCAAGGTCGTTACACTTGGTACAGATAAAGAGATGGGGTTTGATGAATTCCAGTTCCAAACTATAAGTTCACAAGATGAGTTGCGAACTGTGCAAAAGAGCTTGGATGTTGATAGAAGTCTCAGTCCAGCTACTAACTGTAGCAGTCTTTCCAATCCTTCCTCGGTGGAAGATGAAACTTGTATCGGCATTCCTAGCAGTGTAGAGAATCGAGAGGATAATTGTTTGCCTTTTTGTGGGAATGGTGATAAATCTTCTTCTGCGAATTTACACGGAGACTCCATTAATTCTGTTGGCATGTACACAAAAGAAACTACTAGAGATACAGTCTCTTTGTTGGATCAAGATCATGGAGCGGACAAAATCAACAGCATACCAGACAGTGTTGCTTCGAATCTCAAAAACAAAGAATTGTGCAACGGCCATGTGCAAAATGGGTCCAATATTCCTTCCGGAACTGGCTTAGAATATGTGCCTTACGTTGATAATAGTTCTGAAGCTGGCTTACCTGTCACTCCTAGCAAGTTAGAGAACGTGAAGGATGGAACTGGAAGAAACAACAGACTTAAAACTAGCGACAAGAATATTGAGATCAAGTCCACAAGGGACGAGGAGCCTCAAGCTGGCAGCTCATCAAAGAAGAGAAGTGGCGAAAGTGGAGATGAGGATGGCACAGGTGTTGGAGACAAGGATTTTGAGTATTATGTGAAGGTGATCCGATGGCTGGAGTGTGATGGACATATTGAGACAACATTTAGACAGAAGTTTTTGACTTGGTACAGTCTGAGGGCAACCCCTCAAGAAATACGAATTGTGAAGGTATTCATAGATACATTTGTTGAAGATCCCGCATCTCTAGCTGGGCAACTTGTTGACACCTTCTCTGATGCTGTTTCAAACAAGAGACACTCGACTGTACCGACTGGATTTTGCTTGAAGCTATGGCACTGA
- the LOC140976356 gene encoding VIN3-like protein 2 isoform X2, with amino-acid sequence MSLKSLGFDPSNCSKLSSEQKRELVYEMSNWTDSAPEMLQAWSRQEILQILCAELGKERKYTGLTKSKIIEHLLKIVHEKKLQEHGSAKVSEVQLSSENGERTPKRQRKADHPNRLVVAANISPTHALEINSGNTIYCKNSACKAKLRSEDSFCKRCSCCICHRYDDNKDPSLWLICSSDPPFHGLSCGMTCHLECALSHENSGISTGRRDKGLDGSFSCVSCGKVNDLLSSWRKQLVVAKETRRVDILCYRLSLSQKILAGTIRYQNLFGIIDEAVKKLEEDVGPLTGLPVKMARGIVNRLSTGPDIQRLCAFAVESLDSILSDRLSNMPSANLVRFEDFRTSSLAVILNSDNANSENVVGYTLWHRKANDTAYPVEPTCKLSVPNSRFLLSGLSPGTPYFLKVVTLGTDKEMGFDEFQFQTISSQDELRTVQKSLDVDRSLSPATNCSSLSNPSSVEDETCIGIPSSVENREDNCLPFCGNGDKSSSANLHGDSINSVGMYTKETTRDTVSLLDQDHGADKINSIPDSVASNLKNKELCNGHVQNGSNIPSGTGLEYVPYVDNSSEAGLPVTPSKLENVKDGTGRNNRLKTSDKNIEIKSTRDEEPQAGSSSKKRSGESGDEDGTGVGDKDFEYYVKVIRWLECDGHIETTFRQKFLTWYSLRATPQEIRIVKVFIDTFVEDPASLAGQLVDTFSDAVSNKRHSTVPTGFCLKLWH; translated from the exons ATGTCTTTGAAAT CATTGGGATTTGATCCATCAAATTGCAGTAAACTGAGTTCGGAGCAAAAGAGAGAACTTGTCTATGAAATGTCAAACTGGACAGACAGTGCCCCTGAAATGCTACAGGCTTGGAGCCGCCAGGAGATATTACAGATTCTTTGTGCTGAGCTCGGAAAAGAAAGGAAGTACACAGGCTTAACGAAGTCAAAAATAATAGAACACCTTCTCAAAATTGTACACGAAAAGAAGTTGCAGGAGCATGGAAGTGCAAAAGTTTCTGAAGTGCAGCTCTCATCAGAAAATGGTGAAAGAACCCCCAAGAGGCAAAGAAAAGCCGACCACCCAAATCGGTTGGTCGTTGCAGCAAATATTTCCCCAACCCATGCACTTGAGATCAATTCAGGTAATACCATATACTGCAAGAATTCGGCTTGCAAGGCTAAACTAAGAAGCGAAGATTCGTTTTGCAAACGGTGTTCATGCTGTATTTGTCACCGGTATGATGACAACAAGGACCCTAGCCTGTGGTTGATTTGCTCTTCTGACCCACCCTTTCATGGTCTTTCATGTGGTATGACATGTCACCTCGAATGTGCTCTCAGCCATGAAAATTCAGGCATCTCTACTGGTAGGAGGGATAAGGGGCTTGATGGAAGCTTCTCTTGCGTATCTTGTGGAAAAGTGAATGATTTACTAAG CTCCTGGAGAAAGCAACTTGTGGTGGCAAAGGAGACCAGGCGAGTGGACATATTGTGCTATAGGCTCTCTTTAAGCCAGAAAATTCTTGCTGGTACTATACGGTATCAAAATCTATTCGGAATCATTGATGAAGCGGTGAAGAAGCTTGAAGAAGATGTGGGTCCTTTAACAGGTTTACCTGTAAAGATGGCTCGTGGGATTGTGAACAGACTCTCAACAGGACCAGATATTCAGAGATTATGTGCTTTTGCAGTGGAATCACTGGACTCAATACTTTCCGACCGATTGTCTAACATGCCTTCTG CAAACCTTGTCAGATTCGAAGACTTCCGTACTTCATCACTTGCTGTAATCTTGAATTCTGATAATGCAAATTCGGAAAATGTAGTGGGTTATACCTTGTGGCATCGGAAAGCTAATGATACAGCCTATCCTGTGGAACCTACTTGCAAATTGTCAGTGCCAAATTCAAGGTTTCTGCTCTCTGGTCTTAGCCCTGGTACTCCTTATTTTCTCAAGGTCGTTACACTTGGTACAGATAAAGAGATGGGGTTTGATGAATTCCAGTTCCAAACTATAAGTTCACAAGATGAGTTGCGAACTGTGCAAAAGAGCTTGGATGTTGATAGAAGTCTCAGTCCAGCTACTAACTGTAGCAGTCTTTCCAATCCTTCCTCGGTGGAAGATGAAACTTGTATCGGCATTCCTAGCAGTGTAGAGAATCGAGAGGATAATTGTTTGCCTTTTTGTGGGAATGGTGATAAATCTTCTTCTGCGAATTTACACGGAGACTCCATTAATTCTGTTGGCATGTACACAAAAGAAACTACTAGAGATACAGTCTCTTTGTTGGATCAAGATCATGGAGCGGACAAAATCAACAGCATACCAGACAGTGTTGCTTCGAATCTCAAAAACAAAGAATTGTGCAACGGCCATGTGCAAAATGGGTCCAATATTCCTTCCGGAACTGGCTTAGAATATGTGCCTTACGTTGATAATAGTTCTGAAGCTGGCTTACCTGTCACTCCTAGCAAGTTAGAGAACGTGAAGGATGGAACTGGAAGAAACAACAGACTTAAAACTAGCGACAAGAATATTGAGATCAAGTCCACAAGGGACGAGGAGCCTCAAGCTGGCAGCTCATCAAAGAAGAGAAGTGGCGAAAGTGGAGATGAGGATGGCACAGGTGTTGGAGACAAGGATTTTGAGTATTATGTGAAGGTGATCCGATGGCTGGAGTGTGATGGACATATTGAGACAACATTTAGACAGAAGTTTTTGACTTGGTACAGTCTGAGGGCAACCCCTCAAGAAATACGAATTGTGAAGGTATTCATAGATACATTTGTTGAAGATCCCGCATCTCTAGCTGGGCAACTTGTTGACACCTTCTCTGATGCTGTTTCAAACAAGAGACACTCGACTGTACCGACTGGATTTTGCTTGAAGCTATGGCACTGA